A portion of the Acidisarcina polymorpha genome contains these proteins:
- a CDS encoding carboxypeptidase-like regulatory domain-containing protein → MIFRFHHLSLWAIALSLSLISPRAFGQITSATVTGSIVDASSAAVPGATVNLTNVNTGVVSAASTNARSFMGAVRLFLIGSLSQVRRDAIASA, encoded by the coding sequence GTGATCTTTAGGTTTCACCATCTCTCTCTCTGGGCAATAGCCCTCTCTCTATCCCTCATTTCTCCGCGTGCCTTCGGGCAGATCACCAGTGCCACGGTCACTGGATCGATCGTCGATGCCAGCAGCGCAGCAGTCCCGGGAGCCACCGTCAACCTAACCAACGTGAACACCGGTGTCGTCTCCGCGGCCTCAACAAACGCGCGCTCCTTCATGGGAGCCGTCCGTCTCTTCCTCATCGGATCACTTTCGCAGGTCCGCCGAGACGCCATCGCATCTGCGTAA
- a CDS encoding TetR/AcrR family transcriptional regulator, protein MKRIRKDAKVTKNRRGRPTLRGAEILTKQILEGATRLFLEQGFARTKMDEIAKTCGISKQTVYARFDSKYALFEALVMRYGALLFDPSDVPSYDNETVRCVLIQFATEVVSNLRQPEVQRFFALVAAESRSFPELASQFWDIGPGRFRVRLRPYLEQQVVRGTLKIGDLTFAVEQMAALLAGPLVARIVVGQPPFFDNDATAKRWIESAVEIFLQTYGTPLVHEVKGNAAHKRELKISNKAKIPVNKKTKSKARHQGTAD, encoded by the coding sequence ATGAAGCGCATTCGCAAAGACGCAAAGGTCACTAAGAATCGACGCGGCCGACCGACGCTTCGCGGTGCCGAAATACTCACAAAGCAAATCTTGGAGGGAGCAACCAGACTTTTTCTGGAGCAAGGGTTCGCTCGCACAAAAATGGATGAGATTGCGAAGACATGCGGGATATCCAAGCAAACTGTCTATGCTCGTTTCGATTCCAAATATGCCCTCTTTGAAGCGCTCGTTATGCGCTACGGAGCGCTTCTTTTCGATCCAAGCGATGTGCCTAGCTACGATAATGAGACGGTAAGATGCGTTCTCATACAATTTGCGACAGAGGTTGTTTCAAACTTGCGACAGCCCGAAGTGCAGCGATTCTTCGCACTTGTAGCGGCAGAATCTAGAAGCTTTCCCGAGTTAGCCTCACAGTTTTGGGACATCGGACCGGGCCGGTTCAGGGTTCGGCTGCGTCCTTATTTGGAGCAACAGGTCGTCCGCGGGACGCTGAAGATAGGGGACCTAACTTTTGCCGTAGAACAAATGGCGGCGCTGCTTGCAGGCCCGCTGGTCGCTCGAATCGTTGTGGGACAGCCACCTTTTTTTGACAATGACGCAACCGCAAAGAGATGGATTGAGTCCGCTGTGGAGATTTTTCTTCAAACGTACGGTACACCGCTTGTCCATGAGGTGAAGGGAAACGCGGCACATAAGCGCGAGCTCAAGATTTCGAACAAAGCTAAAATCCCAGTGAACAAAAAGACGAAGAGCAAAGCTCGTCATCAAGGAACTGCTGACTAG
- a CDS encoding AraC family transcriptional regulator, giving the protein MTHYFRGTGTFHPVGHESVVRLRLEDQRSYSSLILMLPQDTVDFVAQEICKPSSASQTALSAIPFLDDPVITSFGLSVLAALKGGAPDFYAQASAQWLAAHLLLGSSKGFEWQKSLARERISDYRLIRVLEYIDAHLSDDLDLRVLSREAGISQFHFAALFRKALGMSPHRHVLHLRMQSARSMLCHTDKSALEIALTCGFRSASHFASAFRQQFSQRPTEFRSSQQSHNKFRKL; this is encoded by the coding sequence ATGACGCACTACTTCCGAGGAACGGGCACTTTCCATCCTGTAGGACATGAAAGTGTCGTACGGCTCCGCCTAGAGGACCAGAGGAGTTATTCCTCTCTCATCTTAATGTTGCCGCAAGATACTGTCGATTTTGTTGCACAAGAAATATGCAAGCCCAGTAGCGCGAGTCAAACAGCTCTAAGCGCGATTCCGTTTTTGGATGATCCAGTGATCACGAGCTTCGGTTTGTCAGTGCTCGCCGCTCTCAAGGGCGGAGCGCCGGATTTTTACGCTCAGGCCTCAGCACAGTGGCTTGCTGCACATCTTCTACTTGGGTCATCCAAAGGTTTCGAGTGGCAAAAGTCGCTGGCTCGTGAGCGAATCTCCGACTACCGCTTGATAAGAGTCCTGGAATACATCGACGCCCACTTGTCGGACGACCTCGACCTTCGAGTCCTCTCTAGGGAGGCTGGCATCAGTCAGTTTCACTTCGCGGCTTTATTCAGGAAAGCTTTGGGTATGTCCCCGCACCGGCATGTTCTGCATTTGAGAATGCAGTCAGCGAGATCGATGCTATGCCACACAGACAAGAGCGCCTTGGAGATTGCTCTAACTTGCGGTTTCAGAAGCGCGTCTCATTTCGCCTCGGCCTTCCGCCAGCAATTCTCGCAAAGACCGACGGAATTCAGGTCGTCTCAGCAGTCACACAACAAGTTTCGCAAGTTGTGA